The genomic interval GGCGGCCGCCTTCCCGTTGACCAGCCCCGTCGCACGCAAACGCGCCGCCCGCCTGTTCGACCTGTGCGCGGGCTTTGTCTATTCGCAGATTCTCGCCGCCTGCGTGCGGCTCAAGCTGCTGGAGCTTCTGGATGAGGCGCCCCGATCGGTGGCGGAGGTTGCGCAGGCATGTGCCCTGCCGGAGGACGGCGCGCGGCGGCTGCTGGCGGGTATGGCAGCGCTTGGCCTGGCCGACACCCGGCATGACGGCCGCTACGCGCTGTCGATGGACGGCGCTGCGCTGCTGGGTAATCCGGGCGCCATTGCCATGATCGGCCATCACACGCACTTCTATGACGACCTGCGCGATCCCGTTGCTCTGTTGCGGGGCGAGACAGAAGACACGGCGCTCTCGCGCTTCTGGGGTTACGCGCGCGGCGAAGCGCCCGCCGATCTCAGCGCGGCGGAAACCGCTGAATACACGTCACTCATGTCCGCGTCCCAGTCCCTGATCGCCGAGGACATTCTCGATGGCTACGACCTGTCGCGGCACCGGCATCTGATGGATGTCGGCGGGGGCGACGGCGCATTCATAATGGCGGTCGCCGGCCGTCATCCAGATTTGACGCTCACGCTCTTCGACCTGCCCGCCGTCGCGGATCACGCGTCGCAGCGCATGGCCCGCGCCGGGCTATCCAAGCGCGTGAGCATCGCCAGCGGCGACTTTTTCGCCGACGCGCTGCCGACGGACGCAGACATCATCTCGCTGGTGCGCGTCCTGCTCGATCACGATGACGCCAGCGCGCTGAGAATTCTGCGCCAGGCGCACGCCGCCCTGCCGCCCGGTGGCACGCTGCTGGTAGCCGAAACGCTCTCCGGCGTGCGTGGCGCAGAGACGATCAGCGACGCTTATTTCGGCTTCTACCTGATGGCGATGGGCAAGGGCCGACCGCGCAGTGTCGGCGAGATGCAAAAGCTCCTCACGCAGGCCGGTTTCCGCGACATCCGCCTGAAGCGCACCCGTCGCCCGCTGTTGACACAGCTCATCACCGCGCACCGCTGAACCTGCCGAAAGCTGTAAAACAAACTTGACAACCTGCATGGTCAATTTAAACTGACACTCAGAGCAGATTGGATGCTAGCCGGAAGAGCCCGGGGATGACCGCCCAACTTGACACCACAGCCGTCGTTCTGGAGCGGCCTGAAAAGGTCAAGCTTGACCGCCTGACGCTGCCACCGGTGGGCGAGGACGAGATCGTCGTCGACATTGCCTGGAGCGGCATCAGCACGGGCACGGAGAAGCTGCTATGGAGCGGGCGCATGCCGCACTTCCCCGGCATGGGCTATCCCCTTGTGCCGGGCTACGAATCTGTCGGCCACGTGCGGGAAGCCGGGCCGAATTCCGGCCGCCAGCCGGGTGAAATGGTGTTTGTGCCGGGCGCGCGCTGCTACGGCGAAGTGCGCGGGCTTTTCGGCGGCGCCGCCTCGCGGGTCGTTGTGCCGGGCAATCGCGTCGCGCCCATTCCCGAGACGCTTGGCGAACAAGGCATCCTTCTGGCGCTGGCTGCAACGGCGTACCACGCGCTGGTGATGCGTGCCGGGGAGGAGCGTACGCTCATCGTCGGCCACGGCGTGCTCGGCCGCCTGCTGGTGCGGCTGTCAACAGAGCTTGACACAGGCCCTCCCGTCGTCTGGGAAACCAATGCCGACCGCGCCACCGGCGCGACCGGCTACGAGGTCGTTCACCCCGACAGCGACGACCGCAAGGACTATGCGACCATCTTCGACGTCAGTGGCGATCCGAACCTGCTCGATACCCTGATCGCCCGCCTGACACCCCGCGGCGAAGTCATCCTGGCCGGTTTCTACAGCGAGCGGCTGTCCTTCGCCTTCCCGCCGGCCTTCATGCGCGAAGCCACGATCAAGATCGCGGCCGAGTGGAAGCCGGATGATCTTACGGCGGTTTGCGGGCTCATAGAGGCCGGACGCCTGAACCTCGACGGCCTGATCTCCCACCGCGAAACCGCGGCGCGGGCCGACGAGGCCTACCAGACCGCCTTCAACGACCCCGCCTGTTTGAAAATGATCCTGGATTGGAGAGCGTGACCATGAGTGCTGCCAACGGCGCGAAGCAATCTTCCACCGTCATTGACAACATTCGCGACCAGCTCCGCGACGAGGCGTCGGTCGAGCCCGATCCGGTGCCCGCGGGCGAGCCGACGAAGGAAACGCAGATCATCGCCATCTACGGAAAGGGCGGGATCGGCAAGAGCTTCACGCTCTCCAACCTGTCCTACATGATGGCGCAGCAGGGCAAGCGAGTCCTGCTGATCGGCTGCGACCCGAAATCCGATACGACATCGCTCCTGTTCGGCGGCCGAAGCTGCCCAACAATCATCGAGACTTCGACCAACAAGAAAGCCTCCGGCGAGGACGTCTCGGTCAGCGATGTCTGCTTCAAGCGCGATGGCGTCTTCGCCATGGAACTGGGTGGCCCGGAAGTCGGACGCGGCTGCGGCGGACGCGGCATCATCCACGGCTTCGAGACCCTGGAGAAGCTGGGCTTCCACGACTGGGATTTCGACTACGTTCTGCTCGACTTCCTGGGCGACGTGGTCTGCGGCGGGTTCGGCCTGCCGATCGCGCGCGACATGTGCCAGAAGGTGATCGTCGTCGGCGCGAACGACCTGCAGTCGCTCTATGTCGCCAACAACGTTTGCTCGGCGGTGGAATATTTCCGCAAGCTGGGCGGCAATGTCGGCGTCGCCGGCATGGTGGTCAACAAGGACGACGGCACGGGCGAGGCCCAGGCCTTCGCCGAAGCGGTGGGCATTCCGCTGCTCTCCGCCATCCCCGCCCATGACGAGATCCGCCGCAAAAGCGCGAACTACGAGATCATCGGCGAACCGGGAAGCCCTTGGGCGTCGCTGTTCGAGACGCTGGCGACGAACGTGGCCGACGCCCCGCCGGTCCACCCTGTACCGCTGACGCACGAC from Dichotomicrobium thermohalophilum carries:
- a CDS encoding methyltransferase; the encoded protein is MADTTHQADQGPAAGPGETLRTRSLGERLRRWRNRLVRSAAFQRWAAAFPLTSPVARKRAARLFDLCAGFVYSQILAACVRLKLLELLDEAPRSVAEVAQACALPEDGARRLLAGMAALGLADTRHDGRYALSMDGAALLGNPGAIAMIGHHTHFYDDLRDPVALLRGETEDTALSRFWGYARGEAPADLSAAETAEYTSLMSASQSLIAEDILDGYDLSRHRHLMDVGGGDGAFIMAVAGRHPDLTLTLFDLPAVADHASQRMARAGLSKRVSIASGDFFADALPTDADIISLVRVLLDHDDASALRILRQAHAALPPGGTLLVAETLSGVRGAETISDAYFGFYLMAMGKGRPRSVGEMQKLLTQAGFRDIRLKRTRRPLLTQLITAHR
- the bchC gene encoding chlorophyll synthesis pathway protein BchC encodes the protein MTAQLDTTAVVLERPEKVKLDRLTLPPVGEDEIVVDIAWSGISTGTEKLLWSGRMPHFPGMGYPLVPGYESVGHVREAGPNSGRQPGEMVFVPGARCYGEVRGLFGGAASRVVVPGNRVAPIPETLGEQGILLALAATAYHALVMRAGEERTLIVGHGVLGRLLVRLSTELDTGPPVVWETNADRATGATGYEVVHPDSDDRKDYATIFDVSGDPNLLDTLIARLTPRGEVILAGFYSERLSFAFPPAFMREATIKIAAEWKPDDLTAVCGLIEAGRLNLDGLISHRETAARADEAYQTAFNDPACLKMILDWRA
- a CDS encoding chlorophyllide a reductase iron protein subunit X, with translation MSAANGAKQSSTVIDNIRDQLRDEASVEPDPVPAGEPTKETQIIAIYGKGGIGKSFTLSNLSYMMAQQGKRVLLIGCDPKSDTTSLLFGGRSCPTIIETSTNKKASGEDVSVSDVCFKRDGVFAMELGGPEVGRGCGGRGIIHGFETLEKLGFHDWDFDYVLLDFLGDVVCGGFGLPIARDMCQKVIVVGANDLQSLYVANNVCSAVEYFRKLGGNVGVAGMVVNKDDGTGEAQAFAEAVGIPLLSAIPAHDEIRRKSANYEIIGEPGSPWASLFETLATNVADAPPVHPVPLTHDQLLGLFKSKDVGGDFQLQPATFEEMCGKNYVEKASLEVVYDAV